The following nucleotide sequence is from Glycine max cultivar Williams 82 chromosome 9, Glycine_max_v4.0, whole genome shotgun sequence.
gttcactgcttcaagtagtgcacgacatgcttccagaggaaaacacattgcctaaaagttactatcaagcaaagaaaatattgtgtcccatgggtatggagtatcagaagattcatgcttgcccgaaTGATTGCATATTATACAGACATCAATTTCAAGAAATGTcgaaatgccctaggtgtggggtatcacggtacaaactcaaggatgatgaggagtgtagtagtgatgaaaactcaaacaagggccccccagcgaaggtgttgtggtatcttccgatcattccaaggtttaagcgtatgtttgctaatggagacgacgcaaaagaccttacatggcatgcaaatgagagaaactgtgatggaatgcttcgtcatccggctgattccttgcaatggaagaagatagaccgtttgtatccggattttggcaaagaggcaaaaaatcttaggcttggactagccactgatggaatgaatccatatggcagtttAAGCACGCAACACAGTTCGTGgccagttttgctagtgatttacaatttgcctccttggttgtgtatgaaacgaaaatacatgatgttgtctatgatgataacgggcccaagacagccaggaaatgacatcgatgtttatctcaatcccttgattgaagaccttacaaagttgtgggacgaaggagttttagtgtttgatgggtttcgaaatgagacatttaatttacgtgcaatgcttttttgtaccattaatgattttccagcatatgggaatttgagcggttacagtgttaaaggccatcgtgcatgccccatctgtgaagaagacacaagctacatacaactgaaacatggaagaaaaacagtTTACACTAGGCATCGACGTTTTCTTAAACCTCATCATCCTTACCgacgattgaaaaaagcatttaatggaagtcaagagcatgaaaatGCACCGGTACCGTTGACTGGTGACCAGATTttccagcgggttcaacacctaaatacaatatttggaaaggtccaaaagaaagacaaaaataagacttgcatatggaagaaaaggtcgattttgtttgatcttccgtattgggttgatctagatgttagacattgtattgatgttatgcatgtggagaaaaatgtatgtgatagtctcattgggacgctccttaacattcacggcaagacaaaagatggtttgaatactcgtcaagatctagctgagatgggtatTCGAGCGTCgttacatccaaggtctgatggtagaaaaatatacttgcctccagcttgtcatactttgtccagaaaggaAAAGTTCAGTTTTTGTCAATGCCTACGACGGGTCaaagttccacaaggatactcttcaaatattaagagccttgtgcatttgaaggatcttaagttggtaggcttaaagtctcatgattgtcacgtcttgatgcaacaattgttatcggtggccatacgagacattttgcctaacaaagtcaggcttgccataactcggctgtgctttttcttcaattctatatgtagcaaagttcTTGATCCTGTGAAGTTAGACGAACTGGAAAATGAGGCTGCTATTATATTGTGTGAGTTGGAGATACTTTGGATCAGCTTCAAGGACCTCCTCCATTGCTCCCGAATACCTGCAACAGTTGACGCAACAAATCAAGGACCAACTAGAGGATTCAATCACAGAAAAAGTCACTCGACGACTAATGTTATCCCTCAGCCaaatgcaatcacagggactcgCACTGCCTCCTGAACCTGATGTTGGTCCTTCAGctgctcgtgtcagcacaaaggagagttgtgttgatccctcagggaacgaTCTAGACACCGGTGACTCATACAAATGTGGGTTGTATATTGAAGAATATCCTTCTCGCCTGGTTGCCCtgggaagagtttatgagggatctaCAACAATTCACAACATTCCTTTGTTGCATGATCAAGttaaggttggtgttgaggagatTAGAGATGTAGATGCTcccattcctgtacccactaaAGAGGTTAAGGTCGTGGGACAGGCTCTTAACacattccttgcttggccgacacatctagtcaagcgtttatcagaacaggtattttagtgtcattaaatgcttatttttccaattaaaatgtttactgtgattaaattatgtcaattaattatgttggataaacagggAGCTGTGAGACCCGCGAAACCTGCAGATAGGCCGGATgatgaggtcgatgatccgctatatctaatgacattgaccattCCACAGCTTTTTCTGAAGCCattgcaggttatgtgggatgctaccttgTTTGGCCTATTTAATGAAAACtttcccttgtacataaagcatgaagatctgtctgaaattgcacatggtggtcaatgtctcagcatatctgttatacagttgtggattctgtaagtcaatttagattattgttagttacctaatttattgttttaccttcatgcataatttactttgtgttaacaataataggcatatgactgagacaagtatgcgagctgGGAATatcgatgtgtatggattcctcgagccacagtctatCCAGAGATCTggccaatcacaatttgaatcagaaaattacattaagaactggatgcaaaattcaaaacgagatgtgtacctaggagcctacttgaatgggtaacttaaactcaacaaatgaatttaaataatgtataatagtataataacatatattggtctccactgcagtgcacattggcaaatggtcgtcattttgcctaaggaaaatgttgtcatttggttttgttcgttgcataataagccagacaactacctcaaaggcataattaataggtcagtgttgttttttaatatatttgcattagcattagtcaggtaaatcaaaattttaaatgtacaaTAAGAATCTATGTTTGTATTcaatagtgctttgaaaggacttgacgatactcaacaaagtaaatccaagactcctgctaggtggattgttgttaaagtaagttatttaaacaatatgttttcacttatattttagtattgtgtagactaatttgtactgAACGTtgcatatctaaatttcataatgtatttagtgtaatagacaaaaaggaagcactgagtgtgggtattacgtcatgcattggatgtcaactataatcttaggaaatttccagaataattgggaaatggtaatttttaatttaccaaatttcatattattatgattgctaatatattattaacttatgttttattatatcatgcagtatttcactgatcctagaccattggaaccagaaagattgaaggcgcttcgcaACCAGTGGGCAAAGTACTATTTGAAAGTGaaaaatgaaacttaggatGTTTAGACAATCTTGTAATTGTAGTTTATATTTACTTACTTAATTTACAATTCATGTCTcaacattaaatatgttttaaattcatagtaattagtaaatttcttattgaattttctggtaaaaactgtttcaaaacagaatgaaaattatatgttgtgtggtctgattttaaaatttgcaggttatttttgggatttattgaaaaaacagacatcatgttaaaaataaatttctaaaacaacatcggtctttaaaaaaactgatgtgaaatgttacttacaacatcagtttttttaaaaactgatgttaaatgtcacttacctcaacattttttaacatcggttgttaCATGTCactaacaacatcagttttttaaaaatcgatgttgatttatagatttataacttttttttcttcataattcatatcatataacatcgcctatttaaataactgatgttaaatatcacttacaacatcagatttttaaaaaactgatgtgaaatgttacttacaacatcagtttttaaaaaaccgatgtcacATGTCacatttaacattggttatttaaaaaaccgatgttaaatgtcacttacaacatcagttttttaaaaaaccgatgttaaatgtcacttacaacatcagttttttaaaaaaccgatgttaaatgtcacttacaacatcagttttttaaaaaaccgatgttaatttatagatttataattttttttttcataattcgtatcatataacatcgcttatttaaataaccgatgttgtatttattagttaacatcggttttgaaaaaccgatgttaatgatacTACTTTCCacatcggtactttcaacatcaattaataaccgatgttgaaagtcttaaataaccgatgttaaaaccttattttctagtagtgagtgTATGTCAAAGACAGATATATGCCCTAAAATTGCCTAAAATAGACCTGTTTTCACAggcttcattattatttttaaacattatgTGTTTTCCTATCCCAATTAGGACtgctaataattttttctcataaatcCTTATCGAAGCAATAGTTTgtgcatgatttttttaaaattttaagcctGAAAGAATAACAGTTGAACTTTGATTCCAGTTGAAATCTAATTATTCAGTTTGGACAAAAAATGTAGGCTTGATCAAAGTAGGCTTCATCAATGTGTTGCCAAATCCTTTCTCAAAGCTATCCTTGTTTGTAGTAATTTAGGAA
It contains:
- the LOC106794404 gene encoding uncharacterized protein, producing the protein MRLLLYCVSWRYFGSASRTSSIAPEYLQQLTQQIKDQLEDSITEKVTRRLMLSLSQMQSQGLALPPEPDVGPSAARVSTKESCVDPSGNDLDTGDSYKCGLYIEEYPSRLVALGRVYEGSTTIHNIPLLHDQVKVGVEEIRDVDAPIPVPTKEVKVVGQALNTFLAWPTHLVKRLSEQGAVRPAKPADRPDDEVDDPLYLMTLTIPQLFLKPLQVMWDATLFGLFNENFPLYIKHEDLSEIAHGGQCLSISVIQLWILHMTETSMRAGNIDIWPITI